From the genome of Fusobacterium varium, one region includes:
- the cmpC gene encoding Bicarbonate transport ATP-binding protein CmpC, whose product MLKIKNLSKSFNGGTENELNIFKGFNLNIEESEFVAILGSNGCGKSTLFNLISGALKEDTGSILLDEKSINNLKEEERAWGIGKVHQDPSKGVSPSLTILENLSLADKKCEKFSLRSLIKKDKIKRFIEILKEVDLGLENKLNTQVKFLSGGQRQALSLIMATLKKPKLLLLDEHTAALDPKTSKVIMEKTKQLIDKQHITAMMISHNLRDAVQYADRIIMLDKGKIILDVESKKITESELVKIYNSKIEKEQMRAAG is encoded by the coding sequence ATGCTAAAAATAAAGAACTTGTCAAAGAGTTTTAATGGTGGAACTGAAAATGAATTAAATATATTTAAAGGATTTAATCTAAATATAGAAGAAAGTGAATTTGTGGCAATATTAGGTTCAAATGGCTGTGGGAAAAGTACTTTGTTCAATCTTATAAGTGGGGCATTGAAAGAAGATACTGGAAGTATCCTTCTTGATGAAAAATCAATAAATAATTTAAAAGAAGAAGAGAGAGCTTGGGGAATAGGAAAAGTTCATCAAGATCCATCAAAGGGAGTATCTCCTTCTCTCACTATATTGGAAAATCTTTCTTTAGCAGATAAAAAATGCGAAAAATTTTCTTTGAGAAGTCTTATAAAAAAGGATAAAATAAAAAGGTTTATTGAAATTTTAAAGGAAGTAGATTTAGGACTTGAAAATAAATTGAATACACAGGTAAAATTTTTGTCAGGGGGGCAAAGACAAGCTCTTTCTCTTATTATGGCAACTCTTAAAAAACCAAAACTTCTTCTTTTAGATGAACATACAGCAGCTCTTGACCCTAAAACATCAAAAGTAATAATGGAGAAGACAAAACAGCTTATTGATAAACAGCATATTACTGCTATGATGATTTCGCATAATTTAAGGGATGCAGTGCAGTATGCTGACAGAATAATTATGCTGGACAAAGGGAAGATTATACTTGATGTAGAGAGTAAAAAAATAACTGAATCTGAACTTGTTAAAATATATAATTCTAAAATAGAAAAAGAACAGATGAGGGCAGCAGGATAA
- a CDS encoding LemA family, with product MSNMLNELDEEIREEGRDTNVIAKQIKVEKDPSLQILICVLYLLGLGLIIGGAISKIYYIIPIGVIILGIVYSNLKKQESYFNQLEQRIQQSASQIDNYLEQRVIVLQNTAKLVEKAVDLDKSIFSEVAKLRTGGNIKESERNEIQGKLEKAYSGLSIAVENYPDLKSHMELRDAMQQNLYLQREITAAREVYNDSIGIWNREIFEWPFKKYIAAKKEYTTRIPFIASKEIKQKAKEVFF from the coding sequence ATGTCAAATATGTTAAACGAATTAGATGAAGAAATAAGAGAAGAAGGTAGAGATACTAATGTTATTGCTAAACAGATTAAGGTTGAAAAAGATCCAAGTCTTCAAATATTAATCTGTGTATTGTATCTATTGGGCTTAGGACTGATAATTGGAGGGGCTATAAGCAAAATATACTATATTATTCCCATAGGAGTGATAATTCTTGGTATTGTATATAGTAATTTAAAAAAACAAGAATCATATTTTAATCAGTTAGAACAGAGAATACAACAAAGTGCTTCTCAAATTGATAATTATTTAGAGCAAAGGGTTATAGTCTTACAAAATACTGCTAAATTAGTAGAAAAAGCTGTAGATCTAGATAAGTCTATATTTAGTGAAGTTGCTAAACTTAGAACTGGTGGAAATATTAAAGAAAGTGAAAGAAACGAAATTCAAGGAAAACTAGAAAAAGCTTACAGTGGATTAAGTATAGCAGTTGAAAATTATCCTGATTTAAAAAGTCATATGGAATTAAGAGATGCTATGCAACAAAATCTATATCTTCAAAGAGAAATTACAGCTGCAAGAGAAGTCTATAATGACAGTATTGGTATTTGGAACAGGGAAATTTTTGAATGGCCATTTAAGAAATATATTGCTGCCAAAAAAGAATATACAACTAGAATTCCTTTTATTGCTTCTAAAGAAATTAAACAAAAGGCTAAAGAAGTTTTCTTTTAG
- a CDS encoding autoinducer 2 ABC transporter permease LsrC has protein sequence MNSLMTISIEQGLIFAVLAMGVFITYKILDFPDLSVEGTFPFGAFIFARFATLGLDPIISTVLAFVFGLLAGVITYFLHIKMKIAPILAGILTMTILYSINLRINGKANIPLYNSPSVFSLGNKIVVLVIIVMLIKVLMDMFLKTEIGYLLIATGDNETLVKSLGVSCDKFKLLGLMLSNGLVAVSGALMGQRQGFADINMGTSIIVSALASIIIGDTILKKSTKLKGTTRAILGSISYKIIGGIAIDLGLAPTDLKAISAIIVIIFIGYNNASFFSLKKKGGEENAKNKELVKEF, from the coding sequence ATGAATTCGTTAATGACTATATCAATAGAACAAGGACTCATATTTGCAGTATTGGCAATGGGAGTATTTATAACATATAAAATATTAGATTTTCCAGACTTATCAGTTGAGGGAACATTTCCATTTGGAGCATTTATTTTTGCAAGATTTGCAACTTTAGGTCTTGATCCCATAATAAGTACTGTATTAGCATTTGTATTTGGATTGCTAGCTGGGGTTATAACATATTTTCTTCATATTAAAATGAAAATAGCTCCTATATTAGCAGGAATACTTACAATGACTATTCTTTATTCTATAAATTTAAGAATAAATGGAAAAGCAAATATTCCTTTATATAACAGCCCATCTGTTTTTTCATTAGGAAATAAGATAGTAGTTCTTGTGATAATAGTCATGCTTATAAAAGTGTTAATGGATATGTTTCTTAAAACAGAGATAGGATATCTTCTTATAGCAACTGGAGATAATGAAACACTTGTAAAATCTTTAGGTGTGAGCTGTGACAAATTTAAACTTTTAGGACTTATGCTTTCAAATGGGTTGGTAGCTGTAAGTGGAGCTCTTATGGGTCAAAGACAGGGATTTGCAGATATAAATATGGGAACATCTATAATAGTTTCTGCACTTGCTTCTATTATAATAGGAGATACTATTTTAAAGAAATCAACAAAATTAAAAGGAACAACAAGAGCTATACTAGGTTCCATAAGTTATAAAATAATAGGTGGAATAGCAATAGATTTAGGTCTTGCACCAACAGATTTAAAAGCTATCAGTGCAATAATAGTAATAATATTTATAGGATATAACAATGCGTCATTTTTTAGTCTGAAAAAGAAGGGAGGAGAAGAAAATGCTAAAAATAAAGAACTTGTCAAAGAGTTTTAA
- the smpB gene encoding SsrA-binding protein encodes MILAGNKKAFFDYFIEDKFEAGIELVGSEVKSAKAGKISIKESFIRIINGEIFIMGMSIVPWGFGSVYNPDERRVRKLLLHKKEIKKLHEKVSQKGYTIVPLNVHLSKGYVKLEIALARGKKNYDKRESLAKKDVERDLQRMAKER; translated from the coding sequence ATGATACTAGCAGGAAATAAGAAAGCATTTTTCGATTATTTCATAGAAGATAAATTTGAAGCCGGTATTGAGTTAGTAGGAAGTGAAGTAAAATCTGCAAAAGCTGGAAAAATAAGCATAAAAGAATCTTTTATAAGAATAATAAATGGAGAAATTTTTATTATGGGAATGTCAATAGTTCCATGGGGATTTGGAAGTGTATATAACCCAGATGAAAGAAGAGTGAGAAAACTTCTTCTTCATAAAAAAGAGATAAAAAAACTTCATGAAAAAGTATCTCAAAAAGGATATACTATTGTTCCTTTGAATGTCCATCTGTCTAAGGGATATGTAAAACTTGAGATAGCTTTGGCAAGAGGTAAGAAAAACTATGATAAGAGAGAAAGCTTAGCTAAAAAAGATGTTGAAAGAGATCTTCAAAGAATGGCAAAAGAAAGATAA
- the mglA_1 gene encoding Galactose/methyl galactoside import ATP-binding protein MglA: MRLGDVILNCKNISKSFSKVEVLKNINIEIKKGEVHAIIGANGAGKSTLMKIICGVHEANGGELIYKGNIEKFKTPLEAQKKGISIIYQELSLVSTLKNYENLFVGNEIKKYGVFTDDTAMVKKFKELCEKLNFDIDPMEITRNMSISKQQMIEILKVVANDSDIIIMDEPTTSLSEKEKKSLFDVIRRLKEAGKTVIYISHMLEEVFSVCDRISVLRDGEFIATQKVSELTKDKVVELMTGKAVKKGNIKEKKDNRNEVILEVKELEYKNILKNVSFQVKRGEILGIAGLVGSGRSELAECIFGAREIDKGDIYLEGKKKKFSHPKDAIKNGIGLIPEDRKNFGLILKHTIKDNSTLIQIKKMLSGVLLNSKKENKHIEESIKDLSIKVSDYNLKVSSLSGGNQQKIVISKWKDMDLKILIFDEPTKGIDVNAKEDIFKVIEDYAAKGVGIIFISSDLGEVERIADRVLVLKRGNFINELRGNDINIEKINYLALNG; this comes from the coding sequence ATGCGATTAGGAGATGTAATTCTGAATTGTAAAAATATAAGCAAATCTTTTTCCAAAGTAGAAGTTTTAAAAAATATAAATATTGAAATAAAAAAAGGTGAAGTTCATGCAATAATAGGAGCAAATGGTGCAGGAAAATCTACTTTGATGAAAATAATATGTGGAGTGCATGAAGCTAATGGTGGAGAACTTATATATAAAGGAAACATAGAAAAATTTAAAACACCCTTAGAGGCACAAAAAAAAGGAATAAGTATAATATATCAAGAATTGAGCCTTGTATCAACGCTTAAAAATTATGAAAATCTTTTTGTAGGAAATGAAATAAAAAAATATGGTGTATTTACTGACGATACAGCTATGGTTAAAAAATTTAAAGAATTATGTGAAAAATTAAATTTTGATATAGATCCGATGGAGATAACTAGAAATATGAGTATATCTAAGCAACAAATGATAGAGATACTTAAAGTTGTAGCAAATGATTCAGATATCATAATAATGGATGAACCAACTACTTCGTTATCAGAAAAAGAGAAAAAATCTTTATTTGATGTTATAAGAAGATTAAAAGAAGCTGGAAAGACAGTTATATATATTTCTCATATGTTAGAGGAAGTATTTTCAGTATGCGATAGAATAAGTGTATTGAGAGATGGAGAATTTATAGCTACCCAAAAAGTCTCAGAACTTACAAAAGATAAAGTAGTAGAGTTGATGACAGGAAAAGCAGTCAAAAAAGGAAATATAAAAGAAAAAAAAGATAATAGAAATGAAGTAATTCTTGAAGTAAAGGAATTGGAATATAAAAATATATTAAAAAATGTATCTTTTCAAGTTAAAAGAGGAGAGATATTAGGAATAGCAGGATTAGTTGGTTCAGGAAGAAGTGAGTTAGCAGAATGTATATTTGGAGCAAGGGAAATAGATAAGGGAGATATTTATCTTGAAGGAAAAAAGAAAAAGTTTTCTCATCCTAAAGATGCTATAAAAAATGGAATAGGACTTATACCAGAAGACAGAAAGAATTTTGGACTCATATTGAAACATACAATAAAAGATAACTCTACATTGATACAGATAAAAAAGATGTTGTCTGGTGTTCTTTTAAACAGTAAAAAAGAAAATAAACATATTGAAGAATCAATAAAAGATCTTTCAATAAAAGTTTCAGATTATAATTTGAAAGTATCAAGTCTTAGTGGTGGAAATCAGCAAAAAATAGTTATTTCAAAATGGAAAGATATGGATTTGAAAATTTTGATATTTGATGAACCAACAAAAGGAATAGATGTAAATGCCAAAGAAGATATCTTTAAAGTAATTGAAGATTATGCAGCCAAAGGAGTAGGAATAATTTTTATATCTTCTGATCTTGGAGAAGTGGAAAGAATAGCAGATAGAGTTCTTGTATTAAAGCGAGGAAATTTTATCAATGAACTTAGAGGAAATGATATAAATATAGAAAAAATAAACTATTTGGCATTAAATGGTTAG
- the rbsB_1 gene encoding D-ribose-binding periplasmic protein precursor encodes MKKLLLGALCLVLGATAFAAEKVIGVSLPGPVGYFIAVRDGMDTQAKKEGVKLEYTDANWDPIKQLSQIEDLVAKKVDVIAVAAADSEAIKGAITIANEAKIPVIAFTNAIGSDEDGKYDGVVTYVGQNEVKTGALTGKIAKNLLKKDDAKIVLIEGVPGTPPQRNRKKGLTEELAGTKMEIVYNQTSRWEKERAMKIVEDLIQKNQKMDIIITQDDNSAMGAGMALQEAGLKDKIYVVGLGGSKEGLAAIKDGLIDGTTYMSAVEEGAKTIEAAGKLLRGEKLEPVTPMIQVEVNKGNVDNFKGEW; translated from the coding sequence ATGAAAAAATTATTATTAGGAGCTTTATGTTTAGTACTTGGAGCAACTGCTTTTGCAGCAGAAAAAGTTATCGGAGTATCTTTGCCTGGACCAGTAGGATATTTTATAGCTGTAAGAGATGGAATGGACACACAAGCTAAAAAAGAAGGGGTAAAACTAGAATATACTGATGCTAACTGGGATCCTATAAAACAATTATCTCAAATAGAAGATCTTGTAGCAAAAAAAGTAGATGTAATAGCAGTGGCAGCAGCTGATTCAGAAGCTATTAAAGGAGCAATTACAATAGCTAATGAAGCAAAAATACCAGTTATAGCATTTACAAATGCAATAGGAAGCGATGAAGATGGAAAGTATGATGGTGTAGTTACTTATGTTGGGCAAAACGAAGTAAAAACAGGAGCACTAACAGGAAAAATAGCAAAAAATTTATTAAAAAAAGATGATGCAAAAATAGTTCTTATAGAAGGAGTTCCAGGAACACCTCCTCAAAGAAATAGAAAAAAAGGTCTTACTGAAGAATTAGCAGGAACAAAAATGGAAATAGTATATAATCAAACAAGCAGATGGGAAAAAGAAAGAGCTATGAAAATAGTTGAAGATCTTATTCAAAAAAATCAAAAAATGGATATAATAATAACTCAAGATGATAACTCAGCTATGGGAGCAGGAATGGCATTACAAGAAGCTGGATTAAAAGATAAAATATATGTAGTAGGACTTGGAGGAAGTAAAGAAGGTCTTGCAGCCATAAAAGATGGACTTATTGATGGAACTACATATATGTCAGCTGTAGAAGAAGGAGCAAAAACTATAGAAGCAGCTGGAAAATTATTAAGAGGGGAAAAACTTGAACCAGTAACTCCTATGATTCAGGTAGAAGTAAATAAAGGAAATGTAGATAACTTTAAAGGTGAATGGTAA
- a CDS encoding BadF/BadG/BcrA/BcrD ATPase family encodes MGYILSVDGGGSKTLYCLYEIENDYKEYIRGDSTNYKNIGIDVVKSNLEKNINEIMNKKNISFQDIKYFVFGFSSCDTAEDYKLFKKILEDIGVKENFVIMNDAELAFRAICPFEDGGVIVSGTGSIGFAFDDKKVVRVGGWGKELSDLGSGYWIGRKFLEKYILYLEGMEEKDKSFDKVEIFADNRRKQLEKIVEKYNTTEKIASIAKFVIKEKDTLLCEKILDEAVAELMKMVKQISKNIKKDKYTLVLSGGVAVNEIVTVKIKEKIVQCGLENKIKLVANKYEPVDGGINIGLNYLNKNI; translated from the coding sequence ATGGGATATATATTATCGGTAGATGGTGGGGGAAGCAAAACTCTGTATTGTCTATATGAAATAGAGAATGATTATAAAGAATACATTAGAGGGGATAGTACTAATTATAAAAATATTGGAATAGATGTTGTTAAAAGCAATCTTGAAAAAAATATTAATGAAATAATGAATAAAAAAAATATAAGTTTTCAAGATATAAAATATTTTGTATTTGGATTTTCCAGTTGTGATACTGCTGAAGATTATAAACTATTTAAAAAAATACTTGAAGATATTGGAGTAAAAGAGAATTTTGTAATAATGAATGATGCAGAACTGGCTTTCAGAGCTATATGTCCATTTGAAGATGGAGGAGTTATTGTATCTGGAACAGGATCTATAGGTTTTGCTTTTGATGACAAAAAAGTAGTAAGAGTTGGAGGCTGGGGAAAAGAACTTAGTGATCTTGGATCAGGATATTGGATAGGCAGAAAATTTCTTGAAAAATATATTCTCTATTTAGAAGGTATGGAAGAAAAGGATAAGTCTTTTGATAAAGTAGAAATATTTGCTGATAATAGAAGAAAGCAACTGGAAAAAATAGTTGAAAAATATAATACAACAGAAAAAATAGCAAGTATAGCAAAATTTGTTATAAAGGAAAAAGATACATTATTATGTGAAAAAATATTAGATGAAGCAGTAGCAGAGCTTATGAAAATGGTAAAACAGATATCTAAGAATATAAAAAAAGATAAATATACTCTTGTATTGTCAGGAGGAGTAGCTGTAAATGAAATAGTTACAGTTAAAATAAAAGAAAAAATAGTTCAATGTGGTTTAGAAAATAAGATAAAGTTAGTTGCCAATAAGTATGAACCTGTAGATGGTGGAATAAATATAGGACTTAATTATCTGAATAAAAATATCTAA
- the rbsC_1 gene encoding Ribose transport system permease protein rbsC, with the protein MLAQLKNSFRRENLLKNYGIIIGFLVLCTIISFATPNFLTRNNILNLLRQSSIIGVIATGMTFVIISGNFDISVGKIAALGGTIIMSMISNGHSFIIAFLTALLAGAVIGLINGFAVAVIKIPSLIATMGMVVILQGLIFIYTGGYPISGINPVLSLIGRGYILGIPVPVIIFFLGVILANVVLRKTVMGRRIYAVGGNEDSSRLSGIDTIKYKIMVFMINGMASIIGGLILVSRLSTATPTAGEGYDMDAIASVVIGGTSVNGGEGNVMRTIIGVLLMSVISNSFNLIGVSIYFQYVFKGIIILAAVGFGSFKKK; encoded by the coding sequence ATGTTAGCACAGTTAAAAAATTCTTTCAGAAGAGAAAATCTCTTGAAAAATTATGGGATAATAATAGGCTTTTTAGTTTTATGTACAATAATAAGTTTTGCAACACCTAATTTTCTTACAAGAAACAATATACTTAATCTATTAAGACAGTCATCAATAATAGGCGTTATAGCAACAGGAATGACATTTGTAATAATTTCAGGAAACTTTGATATATCGGTAGGAAAAATAGCTGCCCTAGGGGGAACTATAATAATGAGTATGATTTCAAATGGACATAGTTTTATTATAGCATTTTTAACAGCACTTTTAGCAGGAGCAGTTATTGGATTAATTAATGGATTTGCAGTTGCAGTCATAAAAATACCATCTCTTATAGCAACTATGGGAATGGTCGTAATTTTACAGGGGCTCATTTTTATATATACAGGGGGATATCCAATATCTGGAATAAATCCAGTCCTTTCTCTTATTGGAAGAGGCTATATCTTGGGAATACCTGTACCTGTAATAATTTTCTTCCTTGGGGTAATACTGGCTAATGTAGTTTTAAGAAAGACAGTAATGGGAAGAAGAATATATGCAGTAGGAGGGAATGAAGATTCCAGCAGACTGTCAGGTATAGATACTATAAAGTATAAAATAATGGTATTCATGATAAATGGTATGGCCTCAATAATAGGGGGACTTATCTTAGTTTCAAGATTGAGTACAGCTACTCCTACAGCAGGAGAGGGATATGATATGGACGCCATAGCTTCAGTTGTAATCGGGGGAACAAGTGTAAATGGTGGAGAAGGAAATGTTATGAGAACAATAATTGGAGTTCTTCTCATGAGTGTTATAAGTAATAGTTTCAACCTTATAGGTGTGAGTATATATTTTCAATATGTTTTTAAAGGAATAATAATACTTGCAGCAGTAGGGTTTGGAAGTTTTAAGAAAAAATAG
- the mlc_1 gene encoding Making large colonies protein: MATINGKPKIIKEINMALVRKNIIRHSPITKPELSKLLGLSLPTVNKCVDELLEKEIVKVFEGEIQVKGSGKKPIFYEINSDHVSYIAAYFKGTILTVREYNLLGKIKNEKVKKLKEDSDEKVLISVLDKIIKESKNKENIEAISIGVAGIVEENGSINNVYTLKKFNGVFLKRILEERYNIPTIIENDANLVTFGLIDKIEFNTKNLVYIYMGTGIGTGTVIDGKLHKGKSNFSGEIGELPISIEKTLEDDYKEVLKRKDMEKFEKIIIFVIMINISILNPEIIVLNSDILKIEKSLLRNIIKKISKKFGEKNMPEIILDNNDIENGMKGALKLALQESDKDLKIIGK, from the coding sequence ATGGCGACAATTAATGGAAAACCTAAAATAATAAAAGAAATAAATATGGCTTTAGTTAGAAAAAATATTATTAGACATTCACCTATAACAAAGCCGGAATTATCAAAATTACTTGGACTTAGTCTTCCAACTGTAAATAAATGTGTAGATGAACTTCTTGAAAAAGAAATTGTAAAAGTATTTGAAGGAGAGATACAGGTAAAAGGAAGTGGAAAAAAACCAATATTTTATGAGATAAATAGTGATCATGTATCATATATAGCTGCATATTTTAAAGGAACAATTCTTACAGTAAGGGAATATAATCTTCTTGGAAAAATAAAAAATGAAAAAGTAAAAAAATTGAAAGAAGACAGTGATGAAAAAGTGTTAATTTCAGTTTTAGATAAAATAATAAAAGAATCTAAAAATAAAGAAAATATAGAAGCAATTTCTATTGGTGTTGCAGGAATTGTAGAAGAAAATGGAAGTATTAATAATGTTTATACCTTGAAAAAATTTAATGGGGTTTTCTTAAAAAGAATATTGGAAGAAAGATACAATATTCCAACTATAATAGAAAATGATGCAAACTTGGTGACTTTTGGTCTTATAGATAAAATAGAATTTAACACTAAAAATCTTGTATATATTTATATGGGAACTGGTATAGGAACAGGAACAGTAATTGATGGAAAACTTCATAAAGGAAAATCTAACTTTTCTGGAGAAATAGGAGAGCTTCCTATATCAATAGAAAAAACTTTAGAAGATGATTATAAAGAAGTTCTAAAAAGAAAAGATATGGAAAAATTTGAAAAAATTATAATTTTTGTAATTATGATTAATATTTCTATATTGAATCCTGAAATAATAGTATTGAATAGTGATATATTGAAAATCGAAAAAAGTTTATTGCGAAATATAATTAAAAAAATATCTAAAAAATTTGGAGAAAAGAATATGCCAGAAATTATTCTTGATAATAATGATATTGAAAATGGTATGAAAGGTGCATTAAAATTAGCTCTTCAAGAAAGTGACAAAGATTTAAAAATAATAGGGAAATAG
- a CDS encoding ABC-type uncharacterized transport system, periplasmic component, with translation MKIKVGQRLMMMVMFLIIIGVQSVAQEGKKFKIGISQFAEHPALDDVRKGFEDELKSLGVNADIIYKNSQGDTGVAGVIAQKFVSDKADLIFGIATVSAQAAKQSTDKIPVLFSAVTDPVNSQLVKTMDKVGGNVTGTTDATPMEKQLGLFQKIDPKIKKVGIIYNTSESNSEIQVANAKEIGAKLGLEIRAVGVNNINDIPQAVNSMISKVDGFYTITDNIVASAINLISMAANERGMVTVGAEEAHVKGGILLTDGLSYYELGRQTGRMAKEILVDGKKPEDMPVETLANTTKVVNVKTMNNLKLNKELPVFEGAEFIEQ, from the coding sequence ATGAAAATAAAAGTAGGACAGAGATTAATGATGATGGTGATGTTTTTAATTATCATTGGAGTACAAAGTGTAGCTCAAGAAGGAAAAAAGTTTAAAATAGGTATTTCACAGTTTGCAGAACACCCAGCATTAGATGATGTAAGAAAAGGTTTTGAAGATGAATTAAAATCTTTGGGAGTAAATGCAGATATAATATATAAAAATTCACAGGGAGATACTGGAGTAGCAGGGGTAATAGCTCAAAAATTTGTATCAGATAAAGCAGACTTAATATTTGGAATAGCAACTGTATCAGCTCAAGCTGCTAAACAATCTACAGATAAAATACCTGTTCTTTTCAGTGCTGTAACTGATCCAGTAAATTCTCAATTAGTAAAAACTATGGATAAGGTTGGAGGAAATGTAACAGGAACAACTGATGCAACTCCTATGGAAAAACAATTAGGACTATTTCAAAAAATTGATCCTAAAATTAAAAAAGTGGGAATAATATATAATACAAGTGAGTCAAATTCAGAAATACAAGTAGCCAATGCAAAAGAAATAGGTGCAAAGTTAGGGCTTGAAATAAGAGCTGTTGGAGTAAATAATATTAATGATATACCTCAGGCTGTAAATTCTATGATATCTAAAGTAGATGGATTTTATACTATTACTGATAATATAGTTGCTTCTGCAATAAACCTTATTTCTATGGCAGCTAATGAAAGAGGAATGGTAACAGTAGGTGCAGAAGAAGCTCATGTAAAAGGTGGAATACTTCTAACAGATGGACTTAGTTATTATGAATTAGGAAGACAAACTGGTCGTATGGCTAAAGAAATACTTGTAGATGGAAAGAAACCAGAAGATATGCCAGTCGAAACTTTAGCTAATACTACTAAAGTAGTAAATGTAAAAACAATGAATAATTTGAAATTGAATAAAGAGCTTCCAGTTTTTGAAGGAGCAGAGTTTATAGAACAATAG
- a CDS encoding HutP, producing the protein MQYKSKDIAKASVIMAMSSREEEAELKVKYLNLGIKTAAVDIGGNVVDSISKILERALVASKRNGIISESHIYEGALTGATREAIAQIMDKAVGFNVGGKIGIARCQEHLSVCIFLTIGMFRLDEVVIGLGHRAVPVDQE; encoded by the coding sequence ATGCAGTACAAAAGTAAGGATATAGCAAAAGCTTCAGTTATAATGGCTATGAGTTCAAGAGAGGAAGAAGCAGAACTTAAAGTAAAATATTTGAATTTGGGAATAAAAACGGCTGCTGTGGATATAGGAGGAAATGTGGTTGATTCTATTTCTAAAATATTAGAGAGAGCTTTAGTGGCTTCTAAAAGAAATGGAATAATATCAGAATCACATATATATGAGGGGGCTCTTACAGGAGCAACAAGAGAAGCTATAGCTCAGATTATGGATAAAGCAGTTGGATTTAATGTTGGAGGAAAAATAGGAATTGCAAGATGTCAGGAACATCTTTCTGTATGCATTTTTTTGACAATAGGAATGTTCAGATTGGACGAAGTGGTAATTGGGCTGGGACATAGAGCAGTACCAGTAGATCAGGAGTAA
- a CDS encoding antiporter inner membrane protein yields the protein MSDCNTCPSGSSCTKDKESCGIINNPHNNIKKVIGVMSGKGGVGKSTVTTLFAKELNKLGYKVGIMDADITGPSIPRLMGMKDEKAMGDGENIYPVVSKEGIKVISLNLLIDDENEPVIWRGPVVGGAVKQFWEDVIWGDLDFLLIDMPPGTGDVALTVMQSTPINGVVMVSVPQDMVSMIVAKAVNMTKKMNIPVLGVVENMSYIVCPGCETKISFNEENGVNDFLNEMGLTLLGELPMTRGIAGLTKGKEEGIGELFTPIAVNIIKEIEKL from the coding sequence ATGTCAGATTGTAATACTTGTCCATCAGGAAGCAGTTGTACAAAAGATAAAGAAAGTTGTGGGATAATAAATAATCCACATAATAACATAAAAAAAGTAATTGGAGTAATGAGTGGTAAAGGTGGAGTTGGAAAATCTACAGTAACAACTTTGTTTGCAAAAGAATTAAATAAGTTGGGATATAAAGTTGGGATAATGGATGCAGATATAACTGGTCCAAGTATTCCAAGATTAATGGGAATGAAAGATGAAAAAGCTATGGGAGATGGAGAAAATATATATCCTGTAGTATCTAAAGAGGGAATAAAAGTTATTTCTCTTAATTTATTAATAGATGATGAAAATGAACCAGTAATCTGGAGAGGACCTGTAGTAGGTGGAGCTGTGAAACAATTCTGGGAAGATGTAATATGGGGAGATCTTGATTTTCTATTGATAGATATGCCTCCAGGAACAGGAGATGTAGCTTTAACAGTTATGCAGTCAACACCAATAAATGGAGTGGTAATGGTATCTGTTCCTCAGGATATGGTATCTATGATAGTAGCAAAAGCTGTAAATATGACTAAAAAAATGAATATACCAGTATTAGGTGTAGTTGAAAATATGAGTTATATAGTATGTCCAGGATGTGAAACTAAAATAAGCTTCAATGAAGAAAATGGGGTAAATGACTTTTTAAATGAAATGGGACTTACTCTATTGGGAGAACTTCCTATGACTAGAGGAATAGCAGGACTTACAAAAGGAAAAGAAGAGGGAATAGGAGAATTATTCACACCTATTGCTGTAAATATTATTAAAGAAATTGAAAAATTATAA